The Homo sapiens chromosome 21, GRCh38.p14 Primary Assembly DNA window AACTCAGCCGAGTCTTTCTTTGTTCAGActgaaatcagccatttctctaaagAGAGAGTTCCTTAATGGGAtgtggtatttagaaaccaagatctagaCACTCATGGGCCCTTGATAGGGTTCCTCCTAAGCACTTTTAGTGGACAGAACCAAGCAATGCATTTGTTTCTAAATCATGAATTTACGTTAGCATTTACAATTCAAATTCAACAGTGCAGGAGTCTTACCCCCTTAAGTTCTTCGATTTTACATTTTAACTCTTCCCTTACACTGAGAATCTTGGTTCCTAGTACTATTAACCTTCGCCTTCAAATTACAATACCAAGACTACTAACAATACAACTACTGAGTGAAGTTAAAAAATGTTGTTTGCAGTTCctcatagatttaaaaatattttattaaggttATAAAGAGTCAGATGTCTATATTAATCAAGgctctccagagagacagagccAATGGCAGTGGGAggtaagaagagaaaggaaagagtggatttatttattagagaaattggctcatgcaattatggaggccaaGAGGTCCCAcgacaggccatctgcaagctggagaccttgAGATGCTGGTAACATGGCTGAGCCCAAGTACTAAAGCCTCAGAACCAGAGAGGCAGATGGTGTAATTCTCAGTTTGAGAATCAATAGGAGATGGGAGGTCTGCTGGTATCAGTCTTGGAGTCTAAAGGCGGGGGAGCCTGAAGTTCTCATGTTCAAGGTAGGAGAAGTAGAAGGGTGTCCCAGTTccagcagaaagagagagagaggcaaaagGGGActgaagttgtcttttttttttttttttttttgagacagagtctcactctgtcaccaggctggagtgcagtggcgccatctcggctcactgcaacctccgccttccaggttcaagcgcttctcctgcctcagcctcctgagtagctgaggctacaggcgcacaccaccatgcccagctaatttttgtatttttagtagagacagggtttcaccatgttggccaggatggtctcgatctcttgacctcatgatctgcctgcctcaggctcccaaagtgctgggattacaggcatgagccaccacacccagccaaagttgtccttttataaggaacccattcactcctgtgataacagcattaatccattcaggagggcagagtcctcatggcctaatcacctcctaaatgtCCCACCTCTTAATGCTATTTCCACATGAGTTTGAGAGGTAACAAACATTCAACTCATAGCAATGACCAAAGTCATATGAAATAATTACTTTCCCTGTAGTTATTTTACATTGAATTAATTTCCATTTGCTTTCAATGctaggtttgtttttctttgggtttcatttaatttttgaatatatatttatttggttCAGAAATCAACATTATGTTTGAATATTACATGTCCCAAAAAAGGAGGCTCAGAGAAATCTTCCCTGTATTCTCCACCTTTTCTCCCCACCTCTTGTTCCCAtctccattaattttttaattagtttttgaTTTATTCTTCCAGTATTTCTTAATGGCAAAaaataagctatatatatatataaaattaatacatacctatgtatatttttatatacaggtatatatatgcatgtatacatgtgaatatatgtatatgtgtgtatgaatatgtgtgcatatgtgtatatacacattataCACGTATACActcatatgtacacacacatttatatccTTTCTTACATAAAAGGTGGTAAACTCTATACACAGTTATGACCTTGGCTTTCTTCACTTAACAGTTAATAGAGATTACTCCATATCAGTACATCAggcttttcctcatttcttttattgATATGTGGTATTCCATAGCACGGATGTGTCATAGTTTATTCAACTAGTTCTGCACTGATAGGCATTTCTGATGTTTGATATCTTTTGGTATTACCagtaatgctgcaataaataaccTTATGAATATATCATTTTGTAATAAATTATGATAAGGCGAGCAGTTGTGTaaccaccatcctggctaagaaaTAGACTATCACTAGCACCCCATAAGCCCTCTGTGTACCCCTTCTGAAATGcagcttcctctttccttcctgcccAATGGtaacctggattttttttggtggtgATTTATTTCCTCACTTTTCTTGGTAGTTTTACTGCCTAAGCATGCATTGCAAAATACTGTTATTTAATTCAACACTTGTTTAATGTTGTCTGTTTTGGACtttgtataagtggaatcataaaccaaatactcttttgtgtctgagATTTATCCTTCACGTTGGATGTAGCTGTTGTTCTTAGATGTTCATTGCTGTATGATACTGCATTGCATGAATATGTTACAGTTATCCATTCTATTGTTGAATGACATTTGAGTCATTCCCAGTTTGGGgttattatgaacagtgctgttTATGTCTCTTggtgcacatgcacatacatttttgttgagtgtttttttgaAGAAGGATTCTCACAACTAGCCTCAAATTCAGTGATACTCTAGAAAAATTCCTAAGACCCAATAACAGGTTACACTTATAGGTAAGTTTTCTTACAGCAAAAGACACAGAGCAAACCCTCCTGCATGTTCTGCTGATGGTGAATTCTTCCAGTTTATGTTTCTCTGAAATATCTTTACTTCACCTTCATACCTGAAAAATAGTGTGGTCTGCTGATAGTGAATCTTTCCAGTTTACGTTTCtctgaaatatctttatttcatctttgttcCTGAAAAATACTTTTGTAGGCTGTGTTAGCCATTACTTTCTTTCAGCACATTCAAGGTACTATTCCACTGTCTTCTAGGttctatattttccttttgagaaGTCAGCTGACAGTCTTATTGTCGCTGCTGTGAAAGTAACTGCCCATTGCCCTCGTCCCCGTCACCTTAGAGATTCCTTGTCTGGTTTTCAACATTTGTACTCCAATGTgtcttttgttgttttatcttctttggagTTTTTTTGAGTTTCTTAAATTGGTAGGTATTGAagtctttcatcaaatttaacAAATTCTCTGCTCTTGTATCTTCTGCCCATtcactttctcctcttcttctgagATTCTTAATGAAACATATATTAGACCTTATCACTACTATAGTCTCTAGAGCCTATagtctattttgtattttccatttgtttaccTCTCTGCTCTTTATCATGGACAGAGTTGTTTTCCATTCACTAATTCTCTCACCCACTGTACCTAATCTGCTGTCAAACCCATTCAATCACTACTGATTTTAGGTTACTATATTATCTTAGTTTTAGAAATTCATTctggttctttttaaaatcagcatgTCAGTTTTGGTACTTTTCAgttctgaaatttttaattttatcaaccATGTTTTTGAATACATTATAGTTAAAGTCTGAGTTGGATAACTCTAGCATTTAGAGTGCCTGTGAGTCTGTCACTATTATCTACTGTTTTCTGCTGGTTCCATTGTCTCTTGTGTGCGTTGGCCTTTTTCCTCACGTGTCAGGTTTCATTTGATCCTgcacctgttttttaaaaaaattgaggcatGGGATGATATCTTCTTCTGAGGAATTATCTTTGCTTCTCCCAGGGACCTGGAACCTTTAGCAGAACAGGATGACCTGAATAAGTGTTAAAGATTTTCTGGGCCACCTAGTTGACTAAAAACTAGGCTGAAGTTTATAcaagctctgatttttttctggtttgctCTCACTTTCAGGATTCAACCCTTTGTGACCCCAGGCCAAATAAGATGTGGGAGATTTAACATGGCCCTGACCCTGGCTTCCAACTTCTGTTCCCTTGGCTCACATGGTTGTCAGAAGGGCTGTTCACTTCCTTACACACCTTTTCTGGAATCAGCAAATTCTCCTTGGTTAAAAGTAGCTTTTAAACGCTGGACTTACCAACCTGAAATTTAGTCTTCTCCCAGATCTTGGCCTGGGAAATTCTTAACTACCTTATTTGGTCTCTAACGTATACAACCAGATctttaacaacaacagcaacaacaaaacttgcctcatgttttctgcttttctccatGAGAAAGTCGGTTTAGATTAGCCGATTTTCTATTATCAGAAATCTCTTTCTGCTTCAAGTTATTATGGAATAGTCTCTAAACCTGTCAAAAAGCACTAAGCCTAGAAAACTCATAGGGGAGTTTAGGTAAAGGtgtcaaaacaaaatattaaagttCCGTGTTCGCTATTCCAAAGCATGGAAAAAGGAGGAAGccttccaaattattttcataaagctAACATGTCATTGATTCTGACACTTGACAATGGGAACATGCACATAtacaacatgcacacacacaatttctgTGATCTTCAGCAATAATTACCATCTCCAGGTAAGTCATTTAGTTTTCCTGATTTTAGGGCACAATCCTCTTGAATTTGGCATTTCATATTCTACAatttaaaggttaaaaattaagtgacatactcaggcatggtggctcatgtctataatcccagcactttgggaggctgaggcgggcagatcactggagcccaagagttcaagaccgccCTGAGCAgtatggcaaaactccgtctctacaaaaaaatttttaaaattagcctgttgtagtggtgcacgcttgtacttccagctacttgggaggctgagatggaaggattgcttgagcccgagaggcagaggttgcagtgagccacgattgcacaactgcactccagcctgggtgacagagtgagaccctgtctcaataaataaatagataataaattaaCAATAAAGTGCATCTGTGAAGAGCCtgagctaaataaatgttagtttttcttcCCCCTAGCCATTTGTCTAAATTATAAGATTGAATGCAGTGTCCAGGTCCCCTGAGAGTCCAGGTCCCCTGAGGGACTGAGTCTGTAGACACTGAGAATAGATGTGTGTGGATGAACATGGGGGTGGCGGTCTCGGGAGCTGCACCAAGGCGAATGCAGACTTTCAAGGAAAAGGTGGGGGACAGCAGATGAGACTGACATTTGGTCAGGCGAAGACTTCGCGGAGCGGGGAGAGTCGCACGCCTCTTGGTACTTGACTAATGCTTAGCTCCATTTCAGACTTATGGGAGAACAGCTGGGAAATGTTGCCAGAGGAATAAACATTGCCATTGTCAACTGTAAGTtactaaacattttctttaaacttctctAAAAGCTCTCTGGTCAGATTTTCAAAGGTACCTTGGGTTTTCGAGACTTTTGCGCGTGATTTAGTCTAGGTTtgtattttaatgcattttaagaTTATATACTCAATTATTTTTACAAGTCTCACTTCACAGATTATTTGTGGTTCtaacaacaaataaacaactgaaaaccaaatatagactttattttaaaaaaagaaaaaaacagagggaTAGGCCAAAGTTAGGGTTAACACCAGAAGGGCCGCCAAGGGGGTGCAGCCTGTGGTCCTGGACTGAGCCTCTCATTTGCTCCCAGAGTCCCAGTGTCTGCTCAGGGGCTGACACCATAGACCATCTCATCCTTCTGTGTGATAAAAGCCACTGCAACCTCGTGGGAAACAAAACTTGGCCTTTCTCTTAGGTCTGGAATAAAGCTCTCTCACAGTTGCCTTTGAGGGGcccagaggagaaggaaagggtTTCCCACAACGTCCCTGTGAGTGAGTGGGCCGCATAGCCCCGAGACGTGAGGGCTGTGGAAGTGAAGATAAAATGCTCCCAATCTGACAGCCCTGAAGGAGGCTGTAAAGTAGGAAGTGGGCAGGCTGAGGGGGCTCTGGTGTTTCTGTGGGATGAGGCGGGTGGGCCTGGCTGAGGGGGCTCTGGTGTTTCTGTGGGAAGAGGCGGGTGGGCCTGGCTGAGGGGGCTCTGGTGTTTCTGTGGGATGAGGCGGGTGGGCCTGGCTGAGGGGGCTCTGGTGTTTCTGTGGGATGAGGCGGGTGGGCCTGGCTGAGGGGGCTCTGGTGTTTCTGTGGGATGAGGCGGGTGGGCCTGAGTGAGGGGTCTCTGGTGTTTCTGTGAGATGAGTTGGGTGGGGGAGGTATTAGTGTTCCATCAGGTGTAACCCAAAGCAAACTGGAAGAAAGTTCTAGCACAGCTTCCAGCACTTTCCTTTGACCTGGTTTTGGGGACTCTCCTCAAGGGGCCCGCCCTGTCTCTGCAGGCTGGGTCATTACATCAGTGGTGTTTGCTGGAGATAGACAGGGAAGAAATATTTCCTTCCCCAGGCCCTGGTGCCACAAGTGCGCCCTAGTTCTGtgaactttcttttaaaataccatttcttttattttcagatgtaACTGGGAATGTGACAGCAACACGATGTTTTGATATGTATGAAGGTGGTAAGAaaattttttctgttaaaattcaaatgaattttaaacagaaaattaagattaaaaagcacaaagaaaaatgtcaaccatttttattttgtctactaGAAAAACGCCAGCAGCTCTCCTGAGTAATCTAGAGTGGTCTTATGTAGATCCTCTTAAACTCTAATTGAATTCATAGAACATTTGAAGGCATCATCTAgaaatgtcttttcttctgttagttttcctcagtctttctctttttagCTCTCATGAtataataagaaagagaaaaagccttttttttaaaaaaaaaaaaaagccaaatacattatatgtaaaataaagccACCAGCATCCAGCCCTAAATATCATCATCCTTTGAAAGCTGTCACGATTACTCCTGGTGACTCACAGTGCTCTGCTGGGCTCAGGGCAAGCATTCCCGGAACCCACGGGTGCCCAGTCTTTCTCGATGGTCTCTCCTTTCTAGGCACTGACTCTTGACTGCAGTTGTTGGCCAGGATATACTATCccctcttatttttatatatcaatgAGACTTTCAAAAACAAGTTTTTATAAAGATAGTGAAGACGAAGAATAGAAAACGCCTGCACCCACCCAATAAGAAGGACACAGTTGTACTCTGCAGTTAACCTAAGCAGAACAGTAAATAATGAGCCGCAGCGGTGAGTAACAGGGTTTGAGGTTTACCTTTATTTTATAAGGCATAGATAAGTCTCTTGGCACAGACTTGCCCACGGTCCACATGTCTCGTATTTGAGTTCTGTGGGAGTCTCTCTCCTGCACACGTCGGTGTGTTTGCAAGGCCACTCTGCTCAGTGGTcgtggtgtgggtgtgggtgtggccCTTTATCAGTGACTACAGAGAACACTCCACCTGTGCCACACAGGCTGCTGCTTGTTAAGAGTTTGGTGATCTCATTTCtaaggagggttttttttttctaccagggGCTCCACTTCTCTTGTTTGTTGGTCAAAAAAGCTCCTTATCTTGACCCCCTTTCACTACTGCCCTGAACACCTATTGCAAGTGTTAGGTTCTTTTCCTTCTACGCTGTGCCACTCACCTCAGATAGTCCCTATGGTACCCCAGTGAATGTTCACACGTCCAGAGCTAGCACACCATCTGCAGGGTTGAGCAGCGAGCGCTGGGACCCCCAAGGATTCAGAATGGACACAGAATGCAGGTGCAGGAGGAAGCCCAGCACCCAAGGCAGAGCCTCAGTGAACAGCAAAGACCCTAAAACTGACTTGCATCCCCCAATAGATAACTCTGGACCGATGACAAAGTTTATTCAGAGTGCTGCTCCAAAATCCCTGCTCTTCATGGTGACCTATGACGACGGAAGCACAAGGTGAGTGGGTGTAGGTCTGTCACAGCGGTGGGCAAGAGAAGCCAGCTGGGGCAGAGGCTGCCAGGGTCTCTCAGTGACATCCTCTGGGGACAAGCAGAAAGTCCAGGAGCAAAGTACTTCtctaaggaaaaagaatgaaagatcaTGACAAAATAGatggcatttctttaaaaaaaaattaaatcactaaCCACAGAAGTACTAGAACCTAAATCAAAGGAGTATTTCAAGGAATCAAGACAAAGCCACTGTTGACCATAATTAGGACAGACAAACTAACCTCCGGACAGAAAGCCTAAACCCAGGGTGGCATTAATAGTTACAGCAATGTGAAAGGAAATTGAGATAATTTCCCtatagaaagaggaaaagaggctgggcgcagtggctcacacctgtaatcctagcacttgggagaccgaggcaggcggatcacgaggtcaagggttcgagaccatcctggccaacatggtgaaaccttgtctctactaaaaattaaaaaattagccaggcatggtggcatgcacctgtagtcccagctactcaggaggctgaggcaggagaatcgcttgaacccaggaggcggaagttgcagtgagccaagattgcaccactgcactccagcccggtgacagagcgagactgtctcaaaaaaaaaaaaaaaaaaaagaggaaaagaataaagaaatacacacatacacattcaatACTGTACTAGAAGTGGATGTAGCTCAGTGCCTCTCAGAGTGTGTCCTACTAAGTAAACCAAACCTGTGTCTTTGCTGCAGAATGTCTAAGAACCTTCAAAGTGCTTATTTGTGTGGTGAATTTCCCAGACAGGGCTACTGACCACAGCATTTCCCAAATTTATCAGATTCCTTTTTTCATGGAGCATCTTACCAAACTGAAGTTCCTTGGCACATACTTTGAAAAATTCTGACTTAACTCACTTAGAACAATCTAAACTtaactgtttactttcctgtctACCCTCCTGTCACTTCCTCTAAATCTTAATGTTTGCAGTGGCagtattgttttacatttctttttcctttttgatgtgGACTTTTCTGATTATGAAAAGGGGGCAGTTTTGGCATTTGCTTTCATCTTTCAGCAACTTCTCTCCACCTTATTTTGTGGTCACTAAACAAGGGGCAGAGCAATAGCCGAAAATTGTATTGGCTGAGTGTGAGCCTGAGATTGAACCCCAAAGCACAAGGGCTTTCCAGAATTGAGAAGTAGAATTCTGTGCCCCAAACTGGGGCCTAAAATGGCTCTGGATGTCCAATGGTTAACTAGAAATGTGACATTCTCAAGAAGCATGTGTGCCTCTTAGCTGCCACTGTGTGTCATGCACTGCAGCAGGAGATGAATGTGTTTAGAAACCTCCATCCAAGGATGCACAGCGTAACACATCCAGAGCAGAGTTCCTCTCCTCTCCACGTCTCCCTGAGATGCTCACATGCTTTTCCCTTTGTCCTGCAGACTGAATAACGATGCCAAGAATGCCATAGAAGCACTTGGAAGTAAAGAAATCAGGAACATGAAATTCAGGTCTAGCTGGGTATTTATTGCAGCAAAAGGCTTGGAACTCCCTTCCGAAATTCAGAGAGAAAAGGTGAGTGGTTTTAAAATGTCCCTTCCCACCAATGGTGAGTATAGTAAATGC harbors:
- the FAM3B gene encoding protein FAM3B isoform b (isoform b is encoded by transcript variant 2); protein product: MRPLAGAPVPKRQKCDHWTPCPSDTYAYRLLSGGGRSKYAKICFEDNLLMGEQLGNVARGINIAIVNYVTGNVTATRCFDMYEGDNSGPMTKFIQSAAPKSLLFMVTYDDGSTRLNNDAKNAIEALGSKEIRNMKFRSSWVFIAAKGLELPSEIQREKINHSDAKNNRYSGWPAEIQIEGCIPKERS